In one window of Canis aureus isolate CA01 chromosome 25, VMU_Caureus_v.1.0, whole genome shotgun sequence DNA:
- the LOC144297077 gene encoding large ribosomal subunit protein uL4 produces MACARPLISVYSEKGESSGKNVTLPAVFKAPIRPDIVNFVHTNLRKNNRQPYAVSELAGHQTSAESWGTGRAVARIPRVRGGGTHRSGQGAFGNMCRGGRMFAPTKTWRRWHRRVNTTQKRYAICSALAASALPALVMSKGHRIEEVPELPLVVEDKVEGYKKTKEAVLLLKKLKAWNDIKKVYASQRMRAGKGKMRNRRRIQRRGPCIIYNEDNGIIKAFRNIPGITLLNVSKLNILKLAPGGHVGRFCIWTESAFRKLDDLYGTWRKAASLKSNYNLPMHKMLNTDLSRILKSPEIQRALRAPRKKIHRRVLKKNPLKNLRIMLKLNPYAKTMRRNTILRQAKNHKLRMDKAAAALEAKSEEKGVPGKKPTVGKKGKKTVGVKKPKKPVVGKKAAATKKPAADKKPAEKKPTTEEKKPAA; encoded by the coding sequence ATGGCGTGTGCTCGTCCGTTGATATCTGTGTACTCCGAAAAGGGGGAATCATCCGGCAAAAATGTTACCTTGCCTGCTGTGTTTAAGGCTCCCATTCGACCCGATATCGTGAACTTTGTTCACACCAACTTGCGCAAAAACAACAGACAGCCATATGCTGTCAGTGAATTAGCAGGTCATCAAACCAGTGCTGAGTCTTGGGGTACTGGCAGAGCCGTGGCTCGAATTCCCCGAGTTCGAGGCGGTGGGACTCACCGTTCTGGCCAGGGTGCTTTTGGAAATATGTGTCGTGGAGGCCGCATGTTTGCACCAACCAAAACCTGGCGCCGTTGGCACCGCAGAGTGAACACAACACAAAAGCGATACGCCATCTGCTCTGCCCTGGCTGCCTCAGCCTTACCAGCACTGGTCATGTCTAAAGGTCATCGTATTGAGGAAGTTCCTGAACTTCCTTTGGTGGTTGAAGATAAAGTTGAAGGCTACAAGAAGACCAAGGAGGCGGTTTTGCTTCTTAAGAAACTTAAAGCCTGGAATGATATCAAGAAGGTCTATGCCTCTCAGCGAATGAGAGCTGGCAAAGGCAAAATGAGAAACCGTCGTCGTATCCAGCGCAGGGGACCCTGCATCATCTACAATGAAGACAACGGTATCATCAAGGCCTTCAGAAACATCCCTGGAATTACTTTACTCAATGTAAGCAAGCTGAACATTCTGAAACTTGCTCCTGGTGGGCATGTGGGACGTTTCTGCATTTGGACTGAAAGTGCTTTCCGCAAGTTAGACGATCTGTATGGCACTTGGCGTAAGGCTGCCTCCCTCAAGAGTAACTACAACCTTCCCATGCATAAGATGCTTAATACAGACCTCAGCAGAATCTTGAAAAGCCCAGAGATCCAAAGAGCCCTCCGAGCACCACGCAAGAAGATTCATCGTAGAGTCCTGAAGAAGAATCCACTGAAGAACCTAAGAATCATGTTGAAGCTAAACCCGTATGCAAAGACCATGCGCCGGAACACCATTCTTCGCCAGGCCAAGAATCACAAACTCCGGATGGATAAGGCGGCAGCAGCCTTAGAAGCCAAATCGGAGGAGAAGGGGGTTCCAGGCAAGAAGCCCACggtagggaagaaaggaaagaaaactgttgGTGTGAAAAAGCCGAAGAAACCTGTGGTAGGAAAAAAGGCTGCAGCTACCAAGAAACCAGCAGCTGACAAGAAACCTGCAGAAAAGAAACCTACCACGGAAGAGAAGAAGCCCGCTGCCTAA